The following nucleotide sequence is from uncultured Draconibacterium sp..
GCGTTCGAACAAAAACCAATAATTCAGGTGGTATTCAAGGTGGTATTTCAAACGGCGAAGACATATATTTCAAAGTTGCATTTAAGCCCATCGCAACCTTGCTTAAAGAGCAGCAAACAATCGATAAGAATGAGGAAAGTATAAAAATTCATCCAAAAGGAAGACACGATCCATGTGTGTTACCTCGGGCTGTTCCAATTGTAGAAGCAATGGCCGCACTGGTTTTAGTAGACCATTTTTTACTCAATAAACTTAACACGATTTAATATGCCAAGAAGAAAAAGAAACAGAAGGATTCAGGTGCCTCCGGTAATTAAGGGAATGTCGGTTTATGGCGTTCGCGGACGTAAAACGAACGAAGTTATTCTTCATTTGGAAGAATACGAAGCAATTCGTTTATTAGATTATCAAAATCTGACGCAGGAGGAAGCCGCTGTTTACATGGATGTTTCCCGCCCAACATTAACTCGAATATACGAAGAAGCACGAAATAAAGTAGCAACAGCGTTTGTTGAAGGCAGAGATTTGATTTTCAGAGGCGGTGATGTTTATTTTGATAAAAACTGGTTTAGGTGCAACAGTTGCAAAGCAAGCTTTAGCGATTACTCGGAGAACAAAGAAAAGTGTCCGGTATGTAACTCTAAAGACCTGGTTTCTTTAAATGATTATTACATGGATAAATAAAAGTATGAACCTAATGCGTTCGTATTTTATTGAAAAAGAGACATAAAAAAACCTCCGGCTCAATAGCCGGAGGTACCCAATTAAGTTGTGATAAAACCAGAGCCCTAGTACACTAGGATGACTGCAATATACAACTATATGTTCTTCAAGTCAATACTTGATTTCCCTTATAAAGACAAAAATGCCTGAATTAAACGTTCAAATCGTAAACTGCATGCGCTTTTGCTTGGATATCAATGTTTTTGTAGAATGTTAATATTTAATATTTTTTGTTAAACTTCAAATCAAGGCATTTATCATATATTTACTCCCAAAAGAAATAATCAATGAAAATTCGGAAACTTCTACGCATATTACATCGCGATTTAGGATACTTTATTGTTGCGATGACAATTGTTTATGCAGTCTCAGGTATTTATCTAAATCATCGGCACGATTTTAATCCTGATTACAAAATTATAGTCACCGATTTTAACCACGAATTACAACCGAAAGCTTCCTATTCTGACGATGAAATTCGACAACTTGTAGAGTCGGTTCAGGCAGATGTAGTTTATAAAAAACACTACATGGATGGCGATGGCGATATAAAAGTATTTATTGCCAACGGCGAGGTAATTATTTTCCCCGAATCGGGCGAGGGAAGAATGCGTTACCTTCAGCGTCGTCCTCTGGTATTTAGTATGAACAAACTTCACCGTGCAACGCTAGGAACGGTTTGGAAGTGGACGAGCGACACAATGGCCGTTATACTTTTGTTTGTAGCAGTTTCAGGGCTTTTTCTTTTGAAAGGAAAAAGAGGATTACGCCGTTGGGGCTGGTGGTTTACAGTTGCCGGCATTATTGTACCATTACTTTTTGTAATTTTATATCTTTAGAACATCATTAAAATCCAAAACATCTAAAAAAATGAAAAAAATTGCATTCATTAGTTTATTAGCGCTTATACTGTTTGCTTGTGGACAACAAACAAAAAAAGCCGAAGTAACAGCCGAACCTGAAAAATCGGCCGTAGTTTTAAGCGTTGACGATTTGCTTGAAAAAGCACCTGAACTGGCCGATAAAGAGGTTGTAGTTAAAGGAACAGTATTTCATGTTTGCCAGCAAGGTGGCGAACGCTGTTTTTTAATGGGAAGTACCGAAGATATCTCAATTCGGGTAGAAGCCGGAGAAAAACTAGGTGCTTTTACTCAGGAGCAAATGGGAAGTGATTTGGAAATTACAGGTATTCTGAAGGAGGTTTTAACCGAAGCAGATGCACACAATCCCGGAAAAGAACACGGTGAAGAAGAAGGCGAAGTTGAAGATGCTGAAACCGAAGCTGCACATGAAGTTCTTGCTGAAAATCAGGCAGCAGCAGAGCGTGTTTTTTTTATTGAAGGACTGAAAGTGAAAGAAATGACAGAATAAATTGATCTATTCGTAAAAAGAAAAAGGAAAACAGCTTTACTGTTTTCCTTTTTTTGTTTCCGTATTTGCCGGAATAAAATCGAGCGAAACCGAGTTTACGCAGTGTCTGGTATTTTTATCGGTAAAACCTTCACCAAAAAATACATGGCCAAGGTGGCCTCCGCAATTCGCACAGGTTATTTCTGTGCGACGTCCGTCTGCATCCATTGTTCGGTTAACGGCACCTTCAATTTCGTCGTCAAAACTGGGCCAGCCGCAGTGCGAATCAAATTTATCAGTTGATTTATACAACGCAGCCCCGCATTGTTTGCACACATAAGTTCCACTTTCTTTATAATCAGTGTACTTACCTGTAAAAGGGCGCTCGGTTCCCTTCTCAAGAATTACATACTTTTCAAATTCATTTAATTTGTTGTATTCCATTTTCTTAGCTTCTTTTACGTGCTTTTCATTTTGGGCATAACTTCCAAAACTCAAGCTCAGAATAAATAATAATGCAATTGTTTTCATATCAACTATAACAACGTACATTCGGCCTGGTTTACACTTCCTCGTTAAGAAATGTGAAGGAACAAATTCAAATCTCCATTGGTAATATTACCTTTGGAATTTTTAAATAAAATATGAATATCCCAGTATTATATCAAGATGAATCGATTATTGTGGTTGAAAAGCCAATCGATCTTCCGGTTCATAAAAATGATTTTATGCCTAACGATGCTCCTTACTTAACCAAACTTGTGGGAGACAAAACAGGTAAATGGATGTACAACGTACACCGTTTAGACTCTAAAACATCAGGAGTGATTGTTTTGGCATTCTCGTCGGAGGCGGCCAGTGTTTTAACTAAACAGTTTGAACAGAAGGAAGTACAAAAAACCTATTATGCTATTGTTCAGGGAAATCCGGGGGCAGGAACATTTGATTCGAAAGTATTGGTGAAAAAGAAGTCGAAGTTTAAGAAGGCAGCGGTAACACATTATAAAACAATAAGAACGGTTCAAACCAAACTAGTGTCGAAGGATAAAACAGACATTGAGTTGAGTTTGGTAGAAATTAATCCGGAAACCGGACGCTGGCATCAATTACGGCAACATTTTGCCAAAAACCAATTTGATATTGTTGGCGACACACATCACGGCGATTTTACTTTAAACAAAATAATTTTGGCAGATACCGAACTTCGACGCTTATTTTTACATGCTGGGAAACTGGAATTTAAACATCCGGAAACCGGAGAACAGGTAGCTTTTGAATCGGCCATACCTGAAGAATTTGATAAACTGCTTAAATTCTATTCGTAATTTTGGTTTTTACCCACACGAATTTCGATAAAACTTATTTTTTGATGTAACGAAAAATTGCACTGTACGTCTTATTCAAAAAATATGTCATGAAACGTACAGCTTTTATTTTGCTTGCAAGTCTTTTTGTTTTAACCTCATGTGTTTACGAATCGGGAGTATCTGAAGCCTATTCAAAATATCGTTTTAAAGATGGTGTTACCACTGTTTCAGTGCCGGGCTGGGTAATACATTTGGCCGCCGGAATTGGCGATTTAGAAGATAATGAACGTGATTTGCTACAAAGTATTGACCGGGTAAAAGTAATTGCTGTTGAAGATGACAATTTAAATGCCCGTGTTAATTTACACGATGAATTTTACAAAAAAATTAGTGAAAAGAAAGATTACGAACAGTTATTGGTTGTGCGCGAACAAGATGAAAATGTTACGATTTTTGGACGAATGGATGAATCGGTAATTGAAGAAATGGTTATTCTTGTTGGTGGCGACGACAATGCATTGATCTATGTAAAGGGGGAGATCAGGCCGGAATTATTAAATAATTATATGGACTTATCGAAACCCAATCGTTTTTTGAGTCTCGGTCATTAATTCAGCACGCCAGATATTAATAACTATCTCAATTCAAATCAGTTCTCATTCTCGCTAAAGAATTTCTTCTTGTGCACTTCGGCATAAGCCAATAATTTTTCGGCAATTTCCGGATGTTTTAAAATTACGTTGGTAGTTTCATACGGATCGTTCTCCATATCAAACAACGAAAGTTCAATTCTTGCAGAGTAATCATATTTTCCCGGCATTCCATCTTTTCCTTTAATGTCAGTCATTGTTCGGTAATTGTGGGGGAGATGTAACTTCCATTTTCCATCGCCCGACATTATTGCCTGAAATTCTCTGTCGTTGGTAAAAGCATAATAATCGTGAGGATTCCTTGCATTGGGTTTTCCCGAAATAACGTCCCAAACATTTTTGCCATCTATTTCATTTGCCGGAAGTGGAATTCCGGCTACTTCACAAAGAGTTGGTAACAGGTCGATGGTCATAATTGCCCGGCTACTCTGACGATTTGCTTCCAGTCCTGCCGGATACTTAATTATAGTTGCCGAGCGCGTTCCACCATCAAATGTAGTTCCTTTGGCCTCGCGAAACGGTGTGGTTCCGGCATGGTTTCCATAAGCAATCCACGGGCCATTATCCGACGAAAATATTACGATTGTATTGTCGTCAATTCCATTGTTTTTTAATGCCTGATTAATTTGACCAACCGACCAGTCCAACTCAGTTAATACATCGGCATATAATCCTTTTCCTGTTATACCATCAAACTCGGGGCTGCAAAACAAGGGAACATGCGACATGGCGTGTGGAACGTAGAGTAAAAAGGGTTCATCCTTGTGTTTTGTAATAAAATTTACGGCATGTTCTGTATACCATTTGGTCAGCATTTTCTGGTCTGTTGAGTCAACATCTTCTATCGTAACTTTACCGTTCTCCCAATATCTGAGTGGCCATTGCCCCCAGTAATCGGGACTTTCGGGATGATTTTTCCACATGTCGTTTGAATACATCAGACCGCAGGTTTCATCAAAACCACGGTTATGCGGGCGTGTTTCGGGCTGATCGCCGCAATGCCACTTTCCGAAAAGTGCTGTTTTGTACCCCGCATTTTTAAAAACCTCTCCAATAGTTGGGAAAGTGGTCTCAAGACCGCGATCGTTAGGTCCATGAGCACTGAAAACTTTTGTTCGCCCTGGATAACATCCTGATATTAAAGCTGATCGCGAGGCAGAGCAAACGGCCTGAGGGACATAGAAATTTTTGAACATAACTCCTTCTTCTGCCAACTTTTGCACGTTTGGTGTTTCAATATTGGTTTGTCCAAACGGCACGAAATCAGAATACCCCGAATCATCAAGAAAAATAATGACTACGTTTGGTTTTTTAGTTTCCTGTGTATTGTTGGTACAAGCGCTTGCAAAAAGAGCTAGCACGATAATGAAGAAAAGTTGGTTTAAGTTCATTTTTACAGATTTTATGCAGACTAAAATAGTATTTATCTGGTAACCGAAAAATGTCAGAACATAGAGTTATGGAAGTTTTTTAAATTAGTGAAAAGTTTACAAATGAATTTTACTGCACAAATAATACTCTTACTGGGCGGGTTGGCGCTTTTTCTGCACGGGATGAATGTGATGACAGACGGGCTTAAAGCTGCGGCCGGGAGTCGAATGAAATCGTTTTTAAAAGGAATGACGCGTAACCGGTGGACCTCGCTGGTAGCCGGAACCGGAATTACAGCAGTTATACAATCTTCGTCGGTAACAACAGTTTTGGCTGTTGGATTTGTTTCTGCAGGGCTAATTACTTTCCAAAGCACTTTGGGCATTATTTTAGGAGCTAACCTGGGAACAACTATAACGGCACAAATTATAGCTTTTAAAATTACTAAGGCATCGTGGTTAATGATTGCTGCGGGTTTTCTTGCAAGTTTTCTTTTCAAAAAACCAACAATAAAAAATGTTGGAACGATTCTTCTTGGTCTTGGTCTTGTGTTTTTAGGGATGAATGTAATGAGTGAAGCAACAACACCCTTAAAAAGCTACCAGCCTTTTATTGAATTAATGAGTGGCCTTGATAATTATTTGTATGCTATTTTAATGGGTGCGTTGTTTACGGCGCTTGTTCAAAGTTCATCGGCAACTACCGGTGTTGTCATTATCCTTTCCATGCAGGGACTTTTAGGTATTGAGGCGGCTATTGCCTTAATTCTGGGAGCGAATGTCGGAACTTGTGTTACAGCAGTTTTATCGGCACTTGGAAAACCACAGGATGCCATGCGAGTAGCAGTATCACATATTTTTATTAATGTGGCCGGAGTTCTTATTTGGTATGCTTTTATTGGCCAACTTGCCAATATGGTAGAATTTATTTCAGCAGATAGTGCCCGACAAGTGGCCAATGCACATACCATTTTTAATGCAGCAAACACGCTTCTGTTTATTTGGTTTGTAAAACCGTTGGCAAAATTGGTTACATGGTTGGTTCCTGAAAAGAAAAAAGCAATTTCGAAAGTGTTTCCTGAGCTAAACGATTATTACCTGGAAGATATTGATATTGCACTGGAATTAGCACAAAATTCCATTTCAAAACTGGGTGAAAAAGCTTTTGAAATTATTAGAGCGGGTATTCCAATAGCTTTAACCGGCGAAGAATATCAACTAATAGAACTACGTGATAAGGATATATTAATTGATAAAGGACACGCCGAGATTCTAAACTTTATGCAGAGTATACAAAGCCGTGAAATCAGTAAAGAGCAAACCTATATTCTTGAACAACAAATTGAAGCTGTAAACGTGCTTGAAACTGCTGCCGATATGGTTACTACAACCCTGGTAGAGGCTGCTGAACACCGTATTGAGAAACGTTTTAAGGTAAGCGATGTGACAATTGATAAAATAACAACATTGCATAATATGGCTTTAAATGCCTTTGAAAATGCGCTGCTGGAATACCAACTTATAAAAAAGAGCGAGACCATTGATTTGCACAAAGACCGGTTTAAACAAGAACTTCAAGACGTACGTTTGCACCTGGTTGAGCGTTTATCGGAAACCGAAACAAACAGAATTGAAATATATCGTTTTGAGTCGGAAGTACTTGAAGGAATAAGGCGATTACATGCACTTGCAAGAAGGTTAAAAAGAAAGGCAGGATAACAGATCAATCAATCCCCCTTTTGGTTGCCTCCCGATACTGTGATCGGGCCAGGCTCTTCGCCAAGGGGGACAAAGAAAATTGCAACATGAATTAAATTATCAATATTGAATTTCCAACAATTCTTTTCATTGGAAATTTCTGATTGAATATTGATATTTTACATTTTATTTCTGTAAAAGATCATCACCTTAACGGATGATGCTACTAAGTACCGGCTCCTTGCCCCTGTGACGAAACAGGATCATAGGTACGCAACTGTAAAACGCTGTGCGTAAGGGCAACAATATGTTGACGACAGGCAGGAGGCCTAAAACAAAAGGCTGCCCTCCGGAACAGCCTTTCGAAAATGAGTTGGGGTTTACGCTCCCTCATTCCCTCTCTGCGCGCAGAGAGGCCTGCCTACCGTCAGGCAGTGACGATTGTGTCGCAAACGCAATCAGGGTGAGTTAATAGTCCCACAAGTTCATTTGTTAACATTATAGTTTTCAGAAGAAGCAGCGGGATCAATCTTCTTCCACCACCTCATCGTCAGGTTCTTCGCCCGGCCGCGATACGTAAACCACGCCCCACTCGCGCGCCAGTTTACGGCGGTTGGCGGGTGTTTCTTTGCGGTAGTAAAATTCTACCTCGTCGTAAATATCACGTATCAGTTCGTCAATTTCGGGCAGCATATCCAGCACATCTTTGTTTTCGGCATCAAAAGCCTGTTTTTCGGCCGACTGTGCATTACTCAGCTCCACATATTTGTTGAGCTCGGTTTCTACTTCGGCTGCCGATGGGTTGCTCATAGGCACCTTTTCCTGCACGCTTGTGGGCACCACATCGGGGGCAACGGGCACTGCGGGTGCTTCGGGAGCACTTTGCTGCGTACGCGTGGCTTCGCCGTCAATCAGGTTTCGTGCCCAGGTAACCAGGTCTTGTTCGGTACTTAATTTGGGCAAATCGCTTTGGTTGGCATTCAATCCGTAGTACAGGCGGTCGGACGGAGAAAATACGCCGCGTTCAACAGCCATATTAAACACACGCATAAAATGCGACACATTACGATACAACACTTGCTGTTGTTCGTTTTCGGCCTTGGTAGCCTCGGCTTGTTTGGCAAACTGCTCCTGTCGCTCGGCCATTTCCTGCCGCAGCCGGGCATAGAAGCTTACCAGCTTTGTTTGCGTTTCGCTACTTATTGCCCATTGTGCAGCGGGCGTACTGTTTGCTTTTTCGTTGGTTTTCTCCAACACATTGTACCTGCCAATGGTACTTTTGGGTAATTCTCTTGTTGGCATAAATTTAAATTTTAGTCCCGGGGGTTGTTCCATTCGGAATGCAACCGGGTTGATTAATAAAATATTGAATTATAGTTCCGGAGGAATTTGGTTTTAGCACCGCACCGCCACGGCCTAAAAAAGGCCAAAACACAAGTATTATCAATGCTTTCAGAAGAAAGAGAATCAGCCATTCTGGTTTATAAGTGTTACCTTCTGCATGCAGAAGAGGCCATTTTTCTGTAAAAGTGATGCCTTCTGCATGCGGAAGAGGCCATTTTGGCGAAAAAGTGATGCCTTCTGCATGCGGAAGAGGCCATTTTGGCGAAAAAGTGATGCCTTCTGCATGTGGAAGAGGGCATTTTCGCGAAAAAGTGTTGCCTTCTGCATGCGGCAGGATGTGTTTTTTTGAAAAAATGATGCCTTCTAAATGCGGCGGCATACATTTTTGCACAACAATTCTACAGTTTTTAGTCACCACAGGCAAGTAAAAACACACTGATTGGGCATATGTAAAAATGGCGAAATGCACTTGTGTTGTTTTTGGTGAACAAAAGTTACGAAAAATATTGTTATGGTTCAATATAATTAGGAGATTGCTTGCCTAAGCGCAACCAGTGTTCTCCGAAAACCGACAACTATTTCTGTTCTTCTGCAATTTGCTAAATGCCGTTCTTGAAATTCACAATATGCTTGGACAACGAGTTGTTCGTTTACTCGATAAACCGGTTGAAGCGGGTGAATTACAGCGAGTAGAATTCAGACCTGAAACTGAAATTTCAGGAATGTATCTCTACAGGTTGGATATTAACGGAGATACCCGTATTGGAAAACTTATTTACCGTAATAAATGATAAATACTTTTTCAGAATCAATAAATTACAACTTTACTGAAAACAGTAATTGATTTCGGGAGGTTCTACTAAA
It contains:
- a CDS encoding pseudouridine synthase, encoding MNIPVLYQDESIIVVEKPIDLPVHKNDFMPNDAPYLTKLVGDKTGKWMYNVHRLDSKTSGVIVLAFSSEAASVLTKQFEQKEVQKTYYAIVQGNPGAGTFDSKVLVKKKSKFKKAAVTHYKTIRTVQTKLVSKDKTDIELSLVEINPETGRWHQLRQHFAKNQFDIVGDTHHGDFTLNKIILADTELRRLFLHAGKLEFKHPETGEQVAFESAIPEEFDKLLKFYS
- a CDS encoding DUF134 domain-containing protein; translation: MPRRKRNRRIQVPPVIKGMSVYGVRGRKTNEVILHLEEYEAIRLLDYQNLTQEEAAVYMDVSRPTLTRIYEEARNKVATAFVEGRDLIFRGGDVYFDKNWFRCNSCKASFSDYSENKEKCPVCNSKDLVSLNDYYMDK
- a CDS encoding T9SS type A sorting domain-containing protein, which produces MFSENRQLFLFFCNLLNAVLEIHNMLGQRVVRLLDKPVEAGELQRVEFRPETEISGMYLYRLDINGDTRIGKLIYRNK
- a CDS encoding sulfatase, with translation MNLNQLFFIIVLALFASACTNNTQETKKPNVVIIFLDDSGYSDFVPFGQTNIETPNVQKLAEEGVMFKNFYVPQAVCSASRSALISGCYPGRTKVFSAHGPNDRGLETTFPTIGEVFKNAGYKTALFGKWHCGDQPETRPHNRGFDETCGLMYSNDMWKNHPESPDYWGQWPLRYWENGKVTIEDVDSTDQKMLTKWYTEHAVNFITKHKDEPFLLYVPHAMSHVPLFCSPEFDGITGKGLYADVLTELDWSVGQINQALKNNGIDDNTIVIFSSDNGPWIAYGNHAGTTPFREAKGTTFDGGTRSATIIKYPAGLEANRQSSRAIMTIDLLPTLCEVAGIPLPANEIDGKNVWDVISGKPNARNPHDYYAFTNDREFQAIMSGDGKWKLHLPHNYRTMTDIKGKDGMPGKYDYSARIELSLFDMENDPYETTNVILKHPEIAEKLLAYAEVHKKKFFSENEN
- a CDS encoding PepSY-associated TM helix domain-containing protein; the protein is MKIRKLLRILHRDLGYFIVAMTIVYAVSGIYLNHRHDFNPDYKIIVTDFNHELQPKASYSDDEIRQLVESVQADVVYKKHYMDGDGDIKVFIANGEVIIFPESGEGRMRYLQRRPLVFSMNKLHRATLGTVWKWTSDTMAVILLFVAVSGLFLLKGKRGLRRWGWWFTVAGIIVPLLFVILYL
- a CDS encoding DUF4252 domain-containing protein; its protein translation is MKRTAFILLASLFVLTSCVYESGVSEAYSKYRFKDGVTTVSVPGWVIHLAAGIGDLEDNERDLLQSIDRVKVIAVEDDNLNARVNLHDEFYKKISEKKDYEQLLVVREQDENVTIFGRMDESVIEEMVILVGGDDNALIYVKGEIRPELLNNYMDLSKPNRFLSLGH
- a CDS encoding Na/Pi cotransporter family protein, which translates into the protein MNFTAQIILLLGGLALFLHGMNVMTDGLKAAAGSRMKSFLKGMTRNRWTSLVAGTGITAVIQSSSVTTVLAVGFVSAGLITFQSTLGIILGANLGTTITAQIIAFKITKASWLMIAAGFLASFLFKKPTIKNVGTILLGLGLVFLGMNVMSEATTPLKSYQPFIELMSGLDNYLYAILMGALFTALVQSSSATTGVVIILSMQGLLGIEAAIALILGANVGTCVTAVLSALGKPQDAMRVAVSHIFINVAGVLIWYAFIGQLANMVEFISADSARQVANAHTIFNAANTLLFIWFVKPLAKLVTWLVPEKKKAISKVFPELNDYYLEDIDIALELAQNSISKLGEKAFEIIRAGIPIALTGEEYQLIELRDKDILIDKGHAEILNFMQSIQSREISKEQTYILEQQIEAVNVLETAADMVTTTLVEAAEHRIEKRFKVSDVTIDKITTLHNMALNAFENALLEYQLIKKSETIDLHKDRFKQELQDVRLHLVERLSETETNRIEIYRFESEVLEGIRRLHALARRLKRKAG
- a CDS encoding methionine-R-sulfoxide reductase is translated as MYVVIVDMKTIALLFILSLSFGSYAQNEKHVKEAKKMEYNKLNEFEKYVILEKGTERPFTGKYTDYKESGTYVCKQCGAALYKSTDKFDSHCGWPSFDDEIEGAVNRTMDADGRRTEITCANCGGHLGHVFFGEGFTDKNTRHCVNSVSLDFIPANTETKKGKQ